A stretch of the Corylus avellana chromosome ca6, CavTom2PMs-1.0 genome encodes the following:
- the LOC132184738 gene encoding uncharacterized protein LOC132184738 isoform X2, translated as MEFKFRAVDERPPICPNPPSSISYFTEHALRGPGPMRNPGDVREAIEWELEKDRIREELIVADIARRRVLEAEVRTALMIEREMAMRRLAATATPEGLSLEERLAMRFDPRLPQLIHPFESFAFPGCGGAIDTFPMMPRLLEAMPLDIKPPREINKDKLIVLAKPDPNLSGTKRKAVTPPAGSTSELPPFGLKKRPKEEWSCALCQVSATSERGFNEHLQGKKHKAKEARLRAQTMGKIASSTPLPKETTKPSKLTDTTDIGSSGLQARVEGESLHQNKTGDGSHQKLEITEDSKNANEQVLLQKNQNAEDSKTNGTATDQGAEKITEFKKTKKFKFWCEMCQIGAYSQVVMEGHKKGKKHRSRLQELGQKDGFDVTTSFMAAPANTPKELDTDLAAKEANNSDATQKPEDTDVMAKEANEKTAETVIADEEKSVIAMDST; from the exons ATGGAGTTCAAGTTTCGAGCCGTCGATGAGCGACCGCCAATTTGTCCCAACCCTCCTTCCAGCATCAGCTACTTTACCGAGCACGCATTGAGAG GCCCGGGACCAATGCGAAATCCGGGTGACGTTCGAGAAGCGATCGAGTGGGAGCTCGAGAAGGACCGGATTAGAGAAGAGTTAATCGTCGCCGATATCGCTCGACGCCGAGTGCTCGAGGCGGAGGTGAGGACGGCGCTGATGATAGAGCGAGAGATGGCAATGCGGAGGCTCGCCGCCACGGCCACACCGGAGGGGTTGTCTTTAGAGGAGCGATTGGCAATGCGGTTCGACCCGAGGTTGCCGCAGCTAATTCACCCATTCGAAAGCTTCGCTTTTCCTGGTTGTGGTGGCGCAATCGATACGTTTCCGATGATGCCGCGGTTACTGGAGGCGATGCCGCTTGATATCAAGCCTCCCCGGGAGATTAACAAGGATAAGCTGATCGTACTG GCTAAGCCCGACCCAAATCTTTCTGGAACAAAGCGGAAAGCTGTGACACCACCTGCAGGGAGCACTAGTGAGCTTCCACCATTTGGTTTGAAGAAGAGACCTAAGGAGGAGTGGAGTTGTGCCCTCTGTCAGGTCAGTGCCACAAGCGAGAGAGGTTTCAATGAGCACCTTCAAGGTAAGAAGCACAAGGCCAAAGAAGCACGGCTTAGAGCTCAGACAATGGGAAAGATTGCCAGCTCAACACCACTGCCAAAGGAAACCACAAAGCCTTCTAAGCTTACAGATACCACTGATATTGGAAGCTCAGGACTGCAGGCAAGGGTAGAAGGGGAATCACTTCACCAGAATAAAACTGGGGATGGTTCACACCAGAAATTGGAGATTACTGAAGATTCGAAGAATGCTAATGAGCAGGTTCTGCTGCAGAAAAACCAAAATGCAGAAGATTCTAAGACAAATGGCACGGCAACAGACCAGGGAGCTGAGAAAATTACAGAATTTAAGAAGACAAAGAAATTTAAGTTTTGGTGTGAAATGTGTCAAATTGGTGCTTACTCTCAAGTGGTGATGGAGGGTCATAAAAAGGGGAAAAAGCACAGGTCTCGGCTTCAGGAACTTGGTCAAAAGGATGGATTTGATGTGACCACATCTTTCATGGCAGCACCTGCTAATACTCCGAAGGAACTTGATACAGATTTAGCGGCCAAAGAAGCAAATAACTCAGATGCTACTCAAAAGCCAGAAGATACAGATGTAATGGCCAAAGAAGCAAATGAAAAGACAGCAGAAACTGTTATTGCAGATGAAGAAAAATCAG TGATTGCAATGGATTCTACATAG
- the LOC132184738 gene encoding uncharacterized protein LOC132184738 isoform X1, which translates to MEFKFRAVDERPPICPNPPSSISYFTEHALRGPGPMRNPGDVREAIEWELEKDRIREELIVADIARRRVLEAEVRTALMIEREMAMRRLAATATPEGLSLEERLAMRFDPRLPQLIHPFESFAFPGCGGAIDTFPMMPRLLEAMPLDIKPPREINKDKLIVLAKPDPNLSGTKRKAVTPPAGSTSELPPFGLKKRPKEEWSCALCQVSATSERGFNEHLQGKKHKAKEARLRAQTMGKIASSTPLPKETTKPSKLTDTTDIGSSGLQARVEGESLHQNKTGDGSHQKLEITEDSKNANEQVLLQKNQNAEDSKTNGTATDQGAEKITEFKKTKKFKFWCEMCQIGAYSQVVMEGHKKGKKHRSRLQELGQKDGFDVTTSFMAAPANTPKELDTDLAAKEANNSDATQKPEDTDVMAKEANEKTAETVIADEEKSGSSPVQIN; encoded by the exons ATGGAGTTCAAGTTTCGAGCCGTCGATGAGCGACCGCCAATTTGTCCCAACCCTCCTTCCAGCATCAGCTACTTTACCGAGCACGCATTGAGAG GCCCGGGACCAATGCGAAATCCGGGTGACGTTCGAGAAGCGATCGAGTGGGAGCTCGAGAAGGACCGGATTAGAGAAGAGTTAATCGTCGCCGATATCGCTCGACGCCGAGTGCTCGAGGCGGAGGTGAGGACGGCGCTGATGATAGAGCGAGAGATGGCAATGCGGAGGCTCGCCGCCACGGCCACACCGGAGGGGTTGTCTTTAGAGGAGCGATTGGCAATGCGGTTCGACCCGAGGTTGCCGCAGCTAATTCACCCATTCGAAAGCTTCGCTTTTCCTGGTTGTGGTGGCGCAATCGATACGTTTCCGATGATGCCGCGGTTACTGGAGGCGATGCCGCTTGATATCAAGCCTCCCCGGGAGATTAACAAGGATAAGCTGATCGTACTG GCTAAGCCCGACCCAAATCTTTCTGGAACAAAGCGGAAAGCTGTGACACCACCTGCAGGGAGCACTAGTGAGCTTCCACCATTTGGTTTGAAGAAGAGACCTAAGGAGGAGTGGAGTTGTGCCCTCTGTCAGGTCAGTGCCACAAGCGAGAGAGGTTTCAATGAGCACCTTCAAGGTAAGAAGCACAAGGCCAAAGAAGCACGGCTTAGAGCTCAGACAATGGGAAAGATTGCCAGCTCAACACCACTGCCAAAGGAAACCACAAAGCCTTCTAAGCTTACAGATACCACTGATATTGGAAGCTCAGGACTGCAGGCAAGGGTAGAAGGGGAATCACTTCACCAGAATAAAACTGGGGATGGTTCACACCAGAAATTGGAGATTACTGAAGATTCGAAGAATGCTAATGAGCAGGTTCTGCTGCAGAAAAACCAAAATGCAGAAGATTCTAAGACAAATGGCACGGCAACAGACCAGGGAGCTGAGAAAATTACAGAATTTAAGAAGACAAAGAAATTTAAGTTTTGGTGTGAAATGTGTCAAATTGGTGCTTACTCTCAAGTGGTGATGGAGGGTCATAAAAAGGGGAAAAAGCACAGGTCTCGGCTTCAGGAACTTGGTCAAAAGGATGGATTTGATGTGACCACATCTTTCATGGCAGCACCTGCTAATACTCCGAAGGAACTTGATACAGATTTAGCGGCCAAAGAAGCAAATAACTCAGATGCTACTCAAAAGCCAGAAGATACAGATGTAATGGCCAAAGAAGCAAATGAAAAGACAGCAGAAACTGTTATTGCAGATGAAGAAAAATCAGGTTCATCTCCCGTACAAATTAATTAG
- the LOC132184375 gene encoding F-box protein SKIP1 has product MDTKEGEEESDSGPGTDWADLTQECLTNVLSRLTLEHRWRGAMLVCKPWLQACKDASLHSAFDLEPHFGLAIDSARWWTPEFERKIDSMLQSIVVWSDGSLSEIRTRHCSDRSLLFAAARCPSLQVLSIKSCPNATDISISKIAVQCTNLRELDISYCYEVSHESLVLIGRNCPNLKVLKRNLMNWLDPSEHVGVVPNEYLNACPQDGDSEAAAIGNSMPYLEQLEIQFSKLSVRGLTLICEGCPNLKYLDLSGCMNLTSRDIAKASLGVKDLEIKKPNFYIPRSAFHTERYGHWSLYDERFQTDAFRI; this is encoded by the exons ATGGATACcaaggaaggagaagaagagtcCGATTCCGGACCCGGAACCGACTGGGCTGATTTGACCCAGGAGTGCCTGACCAACGTCCTCTCGCGACTCACCCTGGAGCACCGGTGGCGCGGAGCCATGCTAGTGTGCAAACCATGGCTCCAAGCCTGCAAGGACGCTTCTCTCCACTCGGCGTTCGACCTCGAGCCCCACTTTGGCTTGGCGATCGACTCGGCTCGCTGGTGGACCCCCGAGTTCGAGAGGAAGATAGACTCCATGCTCCAATCCATCGTCGTTTGGAGCGATGGGTCTCTCTCTGAGATTCGCACCCGTCACTGCTCTGATCGCTCCCTCTTATTCGCCGCTGCAAG GTGCCCAAGCCTTCAGGTCCTTTCAATCAAGAGTTGCCCAAATGCTACTGATATATCAATATCTAAGATAGCTGTTCAATGCACCAATCTTAGGGAACTGGATATCAGCTACTGCTATGAGGTATCTCATGAGTCCTTGGTATTGATTGGAAGGAATTGCCCGAACCTTAAAGTTCTGAAGCGAAACCTTATGAATTGGTTAGATCCTTCCGAACATGTAGGAGTTGTCCCTAATGAGTATCTAAATGCTTGTCCGCAAGATGGGGACTCAGAAGCTGCTGCTATTGGAAACTCCATGCCTTATTTGGAGCAACTTGAAATTCAGTTCTCCAAGTTGTCTGTTAGGGGCCTTACTTTGATATGTGAAGGGTGTCCGAACCTCAAGTACTTGGATTTGTCTGGTTGTATGAACTTGACTAGTAGGGATATTGCTAAAGCATCATTGGGTGTGAAGGATTTGGAGATCAAAAAGCCAAATTTCTATATTCCAAGGTCGGCCTTTCACACGGAGAGGTATGGCCATTGGAGTTTGTATGATGAGAGGTTTCAAACAGATGCTTTCCGAATTTGA